The following nucleotide sequence is from Trifolium pratense cultivar HEN17-A07 linkage group LG2, ARS_RC_1.1, whole genome shotgun sequence.
ATTTATTAAGTTATCCGCTACCTATTCGTGATAGATTTTATCTCCGTATAGCTTACTTACTATTGTCGGTACTTGGGGTCCCGCTCATGACTTAACGTACACGGTACACTACATTTTACACTCTCATGTCTCAACTACTATTATAGTGCGATTGACTCGGTCTAGTATTAATGTCGGGATTCAAATCTAACTTTATTTTCACACAAACATGTCACATTTTATTATGACTACGAGTCAAAATAGTCATAACAGGTACCATCATTAGCTAACAAAAATTTACTATGTCAATAATTGTTGAAAAACACAATTTATCCCAAGGTTTCAAACCATTGTAAAGAATAAATCTAACAAATAGggttttgtagttttttttttttggtaaaaaaagcTAAAGAGTAtaagggaaaagaaaaaaaaaagacaaaatagaaAGACTAGTCATGGCTAGTGAAATCAGCATCCGAGGAGGTTCCTAATTTTGCGAAGAAGTCTGCGCATTGATTACCTTCTTTAAGAGTGTGACAAAGGGAAACATTACTTTGGGAAATCAAATCCTTTATGTCCTGGATCAAAACTGCATGCATATGAAACTTAACTTGGGGACCTTTTATGAGGTTAATACAGTGTAAAGAATCTGAATAGCAGACAAGTTCGTCAATGCCCATGTTTATGGCCAACAAGAGGCCCTTGTAGACAGCATTAAGTTCAGAATACAAGATATCAGAAGACCCTTGAATGTAACCAGAAAACCCTGCCAAATAATGACCAAAAGTGTTTCTAATGATTCCACCAAAACCTGATCGAGCAGGGGAACCGAGACAGCTTCCGTCAACATTAAGAATGGTACAAGAGAAATTGTTGTTATTCCACTTGATAAATCTATCAACTGAACCACCATTAGAACTAATAGTGAAGCAATTCTTGAAAGTTTCAACCATAGACCTGATGTTAAAGGAGAGTCGGCTTAAGGACCAAGTTTCGTTATTGAGGCTCATCAAATTGCGGTGTCTCCAAGACAACCAGACACAGTCTCGGATGCAATGAAGGAATGTTTCATCTTGGAGGTCACATCGAACACAAGAAGCAGAGAGGTTCATCTTGCGGTGGTTAAGCAAGGAGAGAGTGGGCACAGAGTTGTAAGATGGAGCTTCCAGATCCAAGTCCAGGAATGCAAGGGGTTAGAGGTTATTCCTGGGTCTCGTAGTGAGAGAAGCCAGTCATAACCGCTTTTGGTAGTGTAAGAGCCATTTTTGTTGTTGGTCCAAATGAAAGTGTCTTCAATGGAAGCATTGAACTTCATGTGACTGTTGTTGATGGTGTCAAAAATCATTGGGGGGAGTTGAGTATAGAGGATTTGGGTGTGGGGGTTGCCTGAGGAAAGCACGTCCCTAACCAAGAGCTGAAGGTCATGAATATCAATATAAGGAACAATAGATCAATGacataataattaattagcaaaaaaataatatcaatgcGAATTGAAATGGATAGATATAGTAGAATTAATGAGTAATTTACTGATATAACCTTGTGATTTATTAGTCAGTTTGATCTATACGTACAATTAGGAggtgtattggattaagatttcatgagattttaaaagacttttttatacaaaaaaaatcttgaggtattcaatcaagacttttaaaaaagttaaataatcttgtggtattcaatcaagacaaataagattttttttcagggcaacaaaattcgttggtattcaattgagatttgttcatacttttaaaatgtctattggtattcaaaagtctaccaattttgatggattcttatTTGGAATGAATTTTGacagactttttagttgaaaatacacttgacagactttttcaacaatctcaccaaattACTTTCgcagttcatcatcactgcatccggttttttcttcttttctttgttcactttttcaacaatctcaccaaattAAAGCCTTGAGAATTTTTCAAACTCATCAAGagtttttactttcatcatcatcattataccggttttcttcttcttcttcttcttcttcttcttcttcttcttcttcttcttcttcttcttctttacctatcaaatatgtatttttgcaaaaaatattttaacaaattctacatcttttttacaaagttttgattaattctttggcacgtcttgtgctgagaatgctgtttgttaatatatctcattttagcttcttcaaaaaaaaaaagttttgattaattacaacgacaaacaaatttttttcgtcACATTCATCTGCTCCtatttcccatcaatggtggtggtggtaacctttttattggtgattagaaACCTATACATAaaaatgtacccaaaaaaaataataaacatatacgtgaaaaaaacgtaaggtttttttaaaaaaaaaaaattggattcccaaaaaaatataattttcttttattaaaatttattgattcttttaaaattttcctaatatacaaaagtttcctaatatataaagtgtTGTGAAATCttaattgtaaaaaagtcttttgagaaaaatctctcaaaattcattcaaatcatgtgttaaaaatcttgattgtaaaaaagtctttaaaatctcacaaaatcaatatagtccaacaaaatctcataaaatcatcaagacttttttttgccaaaattgtttcataaaatctcaatccaatacaccccataatttttattttacggTATCTATACGTACAATTAATAACAAAAGAGAAATTTGAGTATTTGTCTATAATTTAATAAACTCAGATGGTCACATCTACGACAAGTTTCCAAATCTTGTATCAATTTGTATTGAACACATTCAGATTAATGAAATGTTATAAAGTAGAAAAGAAAACACATTTAGATACTATGCctctatatttttaattttatgagtaatatgcatgtatgTAACATTAGATAGTATTTTGCTTCCACTTCTCATTTCTCAACATTATGCGTCTGTGCCTCTGTATGCACTCACATTATGCATGAGTTGAGTTGGTAAGATAGCTGAAAATTTTCTTTGTTGGTGAGTGAGAGTGATTTAGTGAAACATACTTATAGAAAATGATTCTTGATTCACATCATTATGTTAATATTTGAGTCATCATGATAATAGTGGAAAACGAATATAGTGACTCAGAAATCATCTATGTGGGGGGGggcttatttttttttgggtatacATAATGTGGCACTTCTGTCTGTTGCAAAATGTTGTAGGTCAACCGTCAATGTCATTTTCGTTGGGAAAACAGCGCCGACCATTATCTACTTCTTTATTCCTATTTCCTCACCATCCACTAATTTATACATCAATATTTTAATgtccaaaataaaatagtaagaTATAGAAATAAATCAAAAACGATATTGTCACTATTTTAATGTTCAAATATCACAATAatatgcgtaaaaaaaaaaaacacaatattctctccggtcctttttataagaaacactttgaaataATTACACATACTAAGGAAGTACATtttacatagttattttcatttaatactcttataaatttaaatatatctcatgtatacccttatttaattactcttaattcatctaacttacttatttttaatattctcttttataataaagatggacataagtgaaattaaacatttaaaacatttgaaaattggtcaaaatttcttataaaaaagattaaaaaaatttctcaaaatgttccttataaaaagcaCAGGAAggaataataaatttaaaggTGGGATGTTGATTAAGGGGTCTAAGGAATATGTTGATCCAAATGTtaatgttttaatattttaattggaaattgaaaaaaaaaataactaaaatatattgttacgttatttcatatttataaattagtttaaatatgcacaatttttaatataaaatttatatcttgATACAGTAACAGACTAACATATGCCCTAAGTACATATATTAGCTGATCATTATCTGATTAAGTTCAACATATGATAATTAATAgccaaaaattgaaaatagagtAAGCAAAGAGTTGATTAGTCCTTGTTTAAGTAGAACTAACCCAAAAAGTAGAAAGAAAAGCGAACGACAAAATCAATGGTCCCAATGGCACAACCCGTCATGACATTCACACCGCTTTGTTGTTCTGTTGTTCTTTAAGGCGTGAAATATGGAATTTCAACAATTTAAAActgtcaagttttttttttttgacctttgtcaaaaaaacagTCAAGCTTTTAGAGAAATATAAAAAGGAAGTACgaaattaaagtaaaataacaattaaaattttcttgtctagtgtaacaaaaaaaaaaacttgtccAGTTAGTTGTCTTGTTTATATATCTTCATTCTTCAACAATCTTTAAAGATGTCGaaataaatcaaacaacacTATAGTAAAAGTATCTTTCAACTTAATCAGGTAGTTATATagtttgaatttaattttagaaatatagttatgttaaaaaaattgaggaatAGTTTTGTCATCTATattatcttagaattgagagttgtgTCTAAGTCA
It contains:
- the LOC123904347 gene encoding uncharacterized protein LOC123904347, which gives rise to MNLSASCVRCDLQDETFLHCIRDCVWLSWRHRNLMSLNNETWSLSRLSFNIRSMVETFKNCFTISSNGGSVDRFIKWNNNNFSCTILNVDGSCLGSPARSGFGGIIRNTFGHYLAGFSGYIQGSSDILYSELNAVYKGLLLAINMGIDELVCYSDSLHCINLIKGPQVKFHMHAVLIQDIKDLISQSNVSLCHTLKEGNQCADFFAKLGTSSDADFTSHD